Proteins from one Porites lutea chromosome 3, jaPorLute2.1, whole genome shotgun sequence genomic window:
- the LOC140929741 gene encoding uncharacterized protein, whose protein sequence is MVLRSIRTGVLICLILALSAMVILISHVNSGRGTSLPWFYETSQLSASNHSTTRPVTNKEILGTTKHTPDTSISVFVRMSGKRPDHRQRYLCNVFRTSVLFWPPSFGNLVVGLDEESQEDHEFAEKLKTLAQKYFPDRRLEFFYEALPKDKGTLEFQGSPKTPGYNRQLWSSFFIDLLSNDTVIAWMDSDSAFFTPVTKSTIFNGTKVRALGSACTFYRSWVYKWADTTKQALGLPFVADFMTYFPVYMYRDTVTHCREHILKHLNTNNFEEAFRKFYTTFISPVSIILSYAWYFERDRYDWNFEMCADLTEYNKRFPSGHTIRPEDIETVLSEPQTGYHGNAGLALNENVFTSYCLSHKAAGNNLDICSIHSVSASDNLPFFVHDLQGGLDKHPCKGDLTNTCLQVLERHYNQVGLEIKQGRKLEWSSLETADALASEFGITCPPITV, encoded by the coding sequence ATGGTTTTACGAAGTATTAGAACAGGTGTTCTCATCTGCCTTATTTTAGCCCTCTCCGCCATGGTGATACTCATATCACATGTGAACTCGGGAAGGGGAACTTCGCTACCTTGGTTCTACGAAACCTCCCAACTCTCAGCTAGCAACCACAGCACCACAAGACCTGTGACAAACAAAGAGATCTTAGGGACAACAAAGCACACCCCAGATACCTCAATAAGTGTGTTCGTGAGGATGTCTGGCAAACGACCAGATCACAGGCAACGTTATTTGTGTAACGTTTTCAGGACTTCCGTTCTCTTCTGGCCTCCTTCCTTTGGAAATTTAGTCGTAGGACTTGATGAAGAATCACAAGAGGATCATGAATTTgccgaaaaattaaaaacacttgCCCAAAAATACTTTCCTGATCGTAGACTTGAATTCTTTTATGAGGCCCTTCCAAAGGACAAAGGAACTCTGGAGTTTCAAGGATCGCCTAAGACACCCGGTTATAACAGACAGCTTTGGAGCAGTTTTTTCATCGACCTACTTTCAAATGACACCGTTATTGCTTGGATGGACAGTGACTCAGCTTTTTTTACCCCAGTAACTAAGTCCACAATTTTTAATGGGACAAAGGTACGTGCCTTAGGCTCCGCCTGCACCTTCTACAGGAGCTGGGTATATAAATGGGCAGATACTACTAAACAGGCGCTAGGATTACCATTTGTCGCTGATTTTATGACGTATTTTCCGGTATATATGTACCGAGACACGGTCACTCACTGCAGAGAGCATATCCTAAAACATTTAAATACAAATAACTTTGAGGAGGCCTTCAGAAAGTTTTACACGACTTTTATCTCTCCAGTCAGCATCATCCTCTCTTATGCATGGTACTTTGAAAGAGATCGCTACGACTGGAATTTTGAAATGTGCGCTGACCTAACAGAATATAATAAAAGATTTCCAAGTGGCCACACCATTAGGCCCGAAGATATAGAAACTGTTCTTTCCGAGCCTCAAACAGGTTATCATGGTAACGCTGGGTTGGCTCTCAACGAAAATGTCTTTACCAGTTATTGCTTATCACACAAAGCAGCAGGAAATAATTTGGATATATGTTCTATTCATTCCGTGTCGGCAAGCGATAATTTACCCTTTTTCGTCCACGATCTTCAGGGAGGTCTTGATAAGCACCCATGTAAAGGTGACCTTACCAATACCTGTTTGCAAGTTCTAGAGCGACATTATAACCAAGTCGGACTTGAGATAAAACAAGGCCGTAAGCTAGAATGGAGCAGTTTAGAAACTGCCGATGCGCTTGCCAGCGAATTTGGGATAACATGTCCGCCGATTACAGTTTGA